A region from the Apium graveolens cultivar Ventura unplaced genomic scaffold, ASM990537v1 ctg6069, whole genome shotgun sequence genome encodes:
- the LOC141703003 gene encoding uncharacterized protein LOC141703003 isoform X2 gives MEEEAETILQTGGDQVIHNPSASLERTQSIVIGPGNDEAIGHEKAEGSTAKEVTEEDQVVLDLSKSFEMTETVAIGLVDDHIVEQEKFEGSTAQITVSNDVKDNGRPSVPVDHQDLKWNIITPARVVSGPYHIDDLKCMSGRELAEILQSRFMTPLIKKTQRFLPQTLLKILLSVVHVWYICSK, from the exons ATGGAGGAAGAAGCCGAGACAATACTTCAAACAGGAG GAGATCAAGTAATACACAATCCAAGCGCATCTCTAGAGAGGACTCAAAGTATTGTAATCGGTCCAGGGAATGATGAAGCAATCGGGCATGAAAAAGCTGAGGGTTCCACAGCAAAAGAAGTTACAGAAG AAGATCAAGTAGTACTGGATCTGAGCAAATCTTTTGAGATGACTGAAACTGTTGCAATCGGTCTAGTGGATGATCATATAGTCGAACAAGAAAAATTTGAGGGCTCTACTGCACAAATTACAG TTAGCAATGATGTCAAAGATAACGGTCGACCAAGCGTTCCAGTGGATCATCAGGACCTCAAATGGAACATTATAACTCCAGCAAGGGTAGTGAGCGGTCCTTACCATATTGACGACCTTAAGTGCATGTCCGGAAGGGAGCTAGCAGAAATTCTGCAATCACGATTCATGACGCCATTGATAAAGAAAACACAAAGATTTCTACCACAGACGTTACTGAAG ATACTGTTATCCGTTGTTCATGTCTGGTACATTTGTAGCAAATAG
- the LOC141703004 gene encoding berberine bridge enzyme-like 8 codes for MKFQSFCCLLFLLAILFLSTTDSAEQRNQDFLQCLITINSERNSSISEVIFTPDNSSCTNVLQATIQNLRFSSTSTPKPRVIVTPVDASQIQTVIFCSKKYGMEIRIRSGGHDFEGLSYVSQVPFVLLDMINLRSVDVDATRATAWVGAGATLGELYYGISQKSNTLGFGAGLWYSVGITGFISGGGYGMMRRKYGLAADNVIDARMIDVNGKFLDRKSMGEDLFWAIRGGGGSSFGVILSWKINLVPVPNLVTVFRVTRTLEQNATNIFHRFQVAAPQFPKDLDIRCYISSVLSNFSPRADKRTVSILFESLFLGRASTLLQVMQQNFPELGLVKEDCSEVSWIQSTPFFSNLSVTTSPEILLNRNALTKSPFKGTSDFVQQPIPINGLNGLWDILYKVAPTSATLQITPWGGRMYEISESAIPFPHRAGNLYMINMGVTLDTDVTAGLQWIRSLYQYFTPYVSKSPRGAYVNYNDLDFGVNNQRGKTTYAVASRWGKKYLKNNFDRLIKVKSKVDPGNFFKHEQSIPPL; via the coding sequence ATGAAGTTTCAATCTTTTTGTTGCCTTCTGTTTTTGCTTGCTATCCTTTTTCTCTCAACAACTGATTCAGCTGAACAACGAAATCAAGACTTCCTTCAATGTTTAATAACGATTAATTCTGAAAGAAACTCTTCAATTTCAGAAGTAATTTTCACTCCTGATAACTCTTCCTGCACAAATGTATTGCAGGCTACCATACAGAATCTGCGATTCTCCTCTACATCGACTCCTAAGCCTCGAGTTATCGTGACCCCTGTTGATGCGTCACAAATCCAAACTGTCATCTTCTGCTCTAAAAAATATGGCATGGAGATTAGAATTCGAAGTGGAGGTCATGATTTTGAGGGTCTTTCATATGTATCACAAGTACCATTTGTGTTGCTTGATATGATAAATCTTCGATCAGTTGATGTCGATGCCACAAGGGCAACTGCATGGGTGGGGGCTGGTGCAACATTGGGGGAACTTTATTATGGAATATCGCAGAAAAGTAATACTCTTGGATTTGGTGCTGGTCTTTGGTACAGTGTAGGCATCACCGGTTTTATCAGTGGTGGAGGATATGGAATGATGCGAAGAAAATATGGGCTTGCAGCTGATAATGTAATTGATGCTCGTATGATCGATGTAAATGGAAAGTTTCTTGACAGAAAATCAATGGGCGAAGATCTCTTTTGGGCCATTCGAGGAGGTGGTGGTTCTAGCTTTGGTGTAATACTTTCGTGGAAAATAAACTTGGTTCCGGTTCCAAACCTTGTGACAGTTTTTAGAGTGACCAGAACTTTAGAACAAAACGCAACCAACATTTTTCATCGATTCCAAGTTGCTGCTCCTCAGTTTCCAAAAGATCTAGACATCAGGTGCTACATATCAAGTGTCCTGAGCAACTTCAGCCCTCGAGCAGATAAAAGAACAGTTTCCATCCTATTTGAATCACTGTTTCTTGGCCGAGCAAGTACATTACTTCAAGTTATGCAGCAAAACTTTCCGGAGTTGGGACTGGTAAAAGAAGATTGCTCTGAAGTCAGTTGGATCCAGTCCACACCATTCTTTTCAAATTTATCAGTTACAACATCTCCTGAAATATTACTTAACAGAAATGCGTTAACAAAATCTCCTTTTAAGGGAACCTCAGACTTCGTTCAACAACCGATTCCAATAAATGGCCTTAACGGGCTATGGGACATTTTGTACAAAGTTGCACCTACGTCAGCAACCTTACAAATCACACCATGGGGAGGAAGAATGTACGAGATTTCAGAGTCAGCAATTCCATTCCCACATAGAGCTGGAAATTTATATATGATTAACATGGGGGTAACATTGGACACTGATGTCACTGCAGGATTACAGTGGATTCGAAGTCTGTACCAGTATTTCACTCCTTACGTTTCCAAGTCTCCAAGAGGTGCATATGTGAATTATAACGATCTGGATTTTGGAGTGAACAATCAGCGAGGAAAAACAACCTATGCAGTAGCTAGTAGATGGGGAAAAAAGTACTTGAAGAATAATTTCGATAGGCTAATTAAAGTGAAGTCTAAAGTTGATCCTGGCAACTTCTTCAAGCATGAGCAGAGTATTCCTCCTCTTTAA
- the LOC141703000 gene encoding glycosyltransferase BC10-like, whose protein sequence is MRSRGSRDNMILKPPIPIPNPVQAKEPQNSFLKLVLLLIIFLVAGIVTGLSLSSRVDQPVRLQADRFYGTHQTLVPEAYNMCSDCPTEEMCEEEDCLSIESVFKPKNVSHHMSDDELQWRASLVPMQAEYPYTRMPKVAFMFLTRGPLPMLPLWEKFFEGQSTKLYTIYVHALPVFENSVTNTSVFYGRRIPSEKVEWGTASLTGAERRLLANALLDFSNERFVLLSESCIPVYNFPTVYRYLIGSEQSFVQSFDDPSRYGRGRYSSKMQPDIQLEDWRKGSQWFEINRDLATKVVSDTKYYALFKKYCLPACYPDEHYLPTYVHMFYGTCNSNRSVTYVDWTLGGPHPATFTAENITDTFMQYIRNSGLLCEYNGDWTPLCHLFARKFAPSALHPLLNLTSTVLGFQEF, encoded by the exons ATGAGGAGTAGAGGATCAAGAGATAACATGATTCTTAAGCCTCCTATTCCAATTCCAAATCCGGTACAAGCAAAGGAACcgcaaaattcatttttaaagttAGTCCTACTTCTGATCATCTTTTTGGTGGCCGGCATTGTTACTGGACTGTCATTAAGCAGTCGCGTTGATCAGCCAGTTCGTTTACAAGCAGACCGCTTTTATGGAACTCATCAGACATTAGTACCTGAGGCTTATAATATGTGCAGTGATTGTCCGACTGAGGAAATGTGCGAGGAGGAGGATTGTTTGAGTATCGAAAGTGTTTTTAAGCCGAAGAATGTGAGCCACCACATGTCGGATGATGAGCTACAGTGGAGAGCTTCTTTGGTGCCAATGCAGGCTGAGTATCCTTACACTAGAATGCCAAAGGTGGCTTTTATGTTCTTGACTAGAGGGCCGTTGCCTATGTTGCCATTGTGGGAAAAGTTTTTTGAAGGACAAAGTACGAAATTGTATACTATCTATGTGCATGCGCTTCCCGTGTTCGAGAATAGTGTGACCAATACCTCTGTTTTCTATGGTCGCCGGATACCTAGTGAA AAAGTCGAGTGGGGAACTGCATCTCTAACCGGAGCAGAAAGGCGTCTTCTGGCCAACGCTCTTCTAGACTTCTCCAACGAGCGATTTGTTCTTCTGTCTGAGAGTTGTATACCAGTTTACAACTTTCCAACTGTCTACAGGTACCTCATTGGATCCGAACAGAGTTTTGTGCAGTCATTCGATGATCCCTCCCGCTATGGGCGTGGGCGTTACAGCTCCAAAATGCAGCCTGATATTCAGCTTGAGGACTGGCGGAAAGGGTCTCAATGGTTTGAAATTAACCGTGATCTTGCTACAAAAGTTGTGTCGGATACAAAGTACTACGCACTGTTCAAGAAGTATTGTCTGCCTGCTTGTTATCCAGATGAACATTACCTGCCAACTTATGTTCACATGTTTTACGGAACTTGTAATTCGAATCGATCAGTGACATATGTTGATTGGACATTAGGAGGACCACACCCCGCAACATTTACAGCAGAAAATATTACGGACACTTTCATGCAATATATAAGGAATAGTGGGTTGCTCTGTGAATATAATGGGGATTGGACTCCTCTTTGTCATCTTTTTGCTAGAAAATTTGCTCCTAGTGCATTGCACCCCTTACTTAACCTCACCTCAACTGTGTTGGGATTTCAAGAATTCTGA
- the LOC141703003 gene encoding uncharacterized protein LOC141703003 isoform X1 — translation MEEEAETILQTGGDQVIHNPSASLERTQSIVIGPGNDEAIGHEKAEGSTAKEVTEEDQVVLDLSKSFEMTETVAIGLVDDHIVEQEKFEGSTAQITVSNDVKDNGRPSVPVDHQDLKWNIITPARVVSGPYHIDDLKCMSGRELAEILQSRFMTPLIKKTQRFLPQTLLKVMRKIMVKYLTNNWRHL, via the exons ATGGAGGAAGAAGCCGAGACAATACTTCAAACAGGAG GAGATCAAGTAATACACAATCCAAGCGCATCTCTAGAGAGGACTCAAAGTATTGTAATCGGTCCAGGGAATGATGAAGCAATCGGGCATGAAAAAGCTGAGGGTTCCACAGCAAAAGAAGTTACAGAAG AAGATCAAGTAGTACTGGATCTGAGCAAATCTTTTGAGATGACTGAAACTGTTGCAATCGGTCTAGTGGATGATCATATAGTCGAACAAGAAAAATTTGAGGGCTCTACTGCACAAATTACAG TTAGCAATGATGTCAAAGATAACGGTCGACCAAGCGTTCCAGTGGATCATCAGGACCTCAAATGGAACATTATAACTCCAGCAAGGGTAGTGAGCGGTCCTTACCATATTGACGACCTTAAGTGCATGTCCGGAAGGGAGCTAGCAGAAATTCTGCAATCACGATTCATGACGCCATTGATAAAGAAAACACAAAGATTTCTACCACAGACGTTACTGAAG GTAATGAGGAAAATAATGGTCAAATATTTGACAAACAATTGGAGGCACTTATGA